A window of the Corallococcus exiguus genome harbors these coding sequences:
- a CDS encoding tetratricopeptide repeat protein, which translates to MMWVLVAALLAGASDAPASPVLTAQAAPAPSPLADALALETSGNDAGALVALERLITNQPRWELPRLEAARLLLKGGSAPELERARTHLDAALREAPDNPRVYFLQGQLLEEKSATFDAIRAYEKAVTLRPSYDDARFRLAGLWAQAGDWLKAELHYRPLSKSRPAWVQVRMQLAAVLEKQGRTLDAEREFLAARDAQPDNPGVLRTLAAFYERTDRPQLAAKVRAQLTAPEKRNMRALKPSKR; encoded by the coding sequence ATGATGTGGGTTCTCGTGGCGGCGCTGCTTGCGGGCGCGTCCGACGCACCGGCCTCTCCGGTCCTGACGGCGCAAGCGGCCCCGGCCCCCAGTCCGCTGGCGGATGCGCTGGCGCTGGAGACCTCGGGCAACGACGCGGGTGCACTCGTCGCCCTGGAGCGGCTGATTACCAACCAGCCCCGCTGGGAGTTGCCCCGGCTGGAGGCCGCGCGGCTGCTCCTCAAGGGAGGAAGCGCCCCGGAGCTGGAGCGCGCCCGTACCCATCTGGACGCCGCCCTGCGCGAGGCCCCGGACAACCCCCGCGTGTACTTCCTCCAGGGGCAGCTCCTGGAGGAGAAGAGCGCCACCTTCGACGCCATCCGCGCCTATGAGAAGGCCGTGACCCTGCGCCCGTCGTATGACGACGCGCGCTTCCGGCTCGCGGGCCTCTGGGCGCAGGCGGGGGACTGGCTCAAGGCGGAGCTGCACTACCGCCCCCTGTCCAAGTCCCGGCCCGCGTGGGTGCAGGTGCGCATGCAGCTGGCGGCGGTGCTGGAGAAGCAGGGCCGCACGCTGGACGCGGAGCGGGAGTTCCTGGCCGCGCGCGACGCCCAGCCGGACAACCCGGGTGTCCTGAGGACCCTGGCGGCCTTCTACGAGCGGACGGACAGGCCCCAGCTCGCAGCGAAGGTGAGGGCGCAGCTGACGGCGCCGGAGAAGCGCAACATGCGGGCCCTCAAACCTTCAAAGCGCTGA
- a CDS encoding adenylate/guanylate cyclase domain-containing protein: MKTANLAIVFTDIKGFTERTSRQTLEENQRLLQVHDALLAPLFKAFGGRIIKSIGDAFLVTFESPTQAVLSGIAIQDRLWHHNRQLQEDEQIHVRVAVNVGEVRVETNDIFGEPVNIAARVEGITDAGEVFFTEAVYLSMNKAEVPSQEVGAFELKGIPGKIRVFRVPRAPYRVLAPAAPDAVLPSPEEAALLPPYGNLALARVESNLDLGQRAAAGAAAMGQGAVAVGQRAAAGAVAVGQRATVLGQQARTATDALWARVYAKLPPAITTKVSSTVAGWSMCAGLVVVLLGGGLLVGGGGATMRAIRDVEGTTGPEKTQRVNEAKRLIKLEEADQRSYFSGRLEEAQGNMSAAVVHYAAAVRKDANGRASSRLISLLNHEQCGVRSSAAAAVGSLRLEDARGALESLADDGGPNEGTAGGFLGLGTCDSKQAAADALKRLPAN, encoded by the coding sequence TTGAAGACCGCCAACCTCGCCATCGTCTTCACCGACATCAAGGGCTTCACCGAACGCACCAGCCGGCAGACGCTGGAGGAGAACCAGCGTCTGCTCCAGGTGCACGACGCGTTGCTCGCGCCGCTGTTTAAGGCGTTCGGTGGACGCATCATCAAGTCGATTGGCGACGCGTTCCTCGTCACCTTCGAGTCCCCCACCCAGGCGGTGCTGAGCGGCATCGCCATCCAGGACCGGCTCTGGCACCACAACCGGCAGCTGCAGGAGGACGAGCAGATCCACGTGCGCGTCGCGGTGAACGTGGGCGAGGTGCGGGTGGAGACCAACGACATCTTCGGCGAGCCGGTGAACATCGCCGCCCGCGTGGAGGGCATCACCGACGCGGGCGAGGTCTTCTTCACGGAGGCCGTCTACCTCTCCATGAACAAGGCGGAGGTGCCGTCGCAGGAGGTGGGCGCGTTCGAGTTGAAGGGCATCCCCGGGAAGATCCGCGTCTTCCGCGTGCCGCGCGCGCCCTACCGGGTGCTGGCGCCGGCGGCGCCTGACGCGGTGCTGCCCTCGCCGGAAGAGGCGGCCTTGCTGCCTCCCTACGGCAACCTGGCCCTGGCGCGCGTGGAGTCGAATCTGGATCTGGGCCAGCGCGCGGCGGCGGGCGCGGCGGCGATGGGGCAGGGCGCGGTGGCGGTGGGCCAGCGTGCGGCGGCGGGCGCGGTGGCGGTGGGGCAGCGGGCCACGGTGCTGGGCCAGCAGGCGCGCACCGCGACGGATGCACTCTGGGCGCGCGTGTACGCGAAGCTGCCGCCCGCCATCACGACGAAGGTGTCGTCCACCGTGGCCGGCTGGAGCATGTGCGCGGGACTGGTGGTGGTGCTGTTGGGCGGGGGGCTGCTCGTCGGCGGAGGCGGCGCCACGATGCGGGCCATCCGCGACGTGGAGGGCACCACCGGCCCGGAGAAGACCCAGCGCGTGAACGAGGCCAAGCGGCTCATCAAGCTGGAGGAGGCGGACCAGCGCTCCTACTTCAGCGGGCGTCTGGAGGAGGCGCAGGGCAACATGAGCGCCGCGGTGGTCCACTACGCGGCGGCGGTGCGCAAGGACGCCAACGGCCGTGCGTCGTCCCGGCTCATCTCCCTGCTGAACCATGAGCAGTGCGGCGTGCGCTCCAGCGCGGCGGCGGCCGTGGGCAGCCTGCGCCTGGAAGACGCGCGCGGCGCCCTGGAATCCCTGGCCGACGACGGAGGCCCGAACGAAGGGACGGCCGGTGGGTTCCTCGGCCTGGGCACCTGTGACTCGAAGCAGGCGGCGGCGGACGCGCTCAAGCGTCTCCCCGCGAACTGA
- a CDS encoding exo-beta-N-acetylmuramidase NamZ family protein, which produces MTKVKTGLDVWAAQGFSALKGKRVGAIVNPTSVDSRFRHLADLLAGTDGVTLAALFGPEHGIRGEAQYMVAVDEARDRKTGVPVHSLYGSTFESLSPRQEWLKGLDALVFDIQDVGSRYYTYVYTMALAMKAAAQARVAFYVLDRPNPLDGVTLEGNLVGEKFRSFVGLYALPNRHGMTAGELARLFNAQEGFGCELTVVPCEGWTRDMHWSDTGLPFLPPSPNMPTADTALVYPGMCQLEGTNVSEGRGTCRPFEQFGAPWVDTDQLMARLDKERLPGVTFRPVGFTPTFDKYTGQSCSGAFIHVTDRKSFQPLRTGIAITQALHDIGPGQFAWRADAYEFVEDVPAFDLLCGTDQVRRGIEEGWSLDRMLEGFEAQTEAFRKRREPALLYASSR; this is translated from the coding sequence GTGACGAAGGTGAAGACGGGACTGGATGTGTGGGCGGCGCAGGGGTTCTCCGCGCTCAAGGGCAAGCGCGTGGGCGCCATCGTCAATCCCACGAGCGTGGACTCGCGCTTCCGCCACCTGGCGGATCTGCTGGCCGGCACGGACGGCGTGACGCTGGCGGCGCTCTTCGGGCCGGAGCACGGCATCCGGGGTGAAGCCCAGTACATGGTGGCCGTGGACGAGGCGCGCGACCGCAAGACGGGCGTCCCGGTGCACAGCCTCTACGGCTCCACCTTCGAGTCGCTCTCGCCGCGGCAGGAGTGGCTGAAGGGGCTGGACGCGCTGGTGTTCGACATCCAGGACGTGGGCAGCCGCTACTACACCTACGTCTACACCATGGCCCTGGCGATGAAGGCCGCGGCCCAGGCCCGCGTGGCGTTCTACGTGCTGGACCGGCCCAACCCGCTGGATGGGGTGACGCTGGAGGGCAACCTCGTGGGGGAGAAGTTCCGCTCCTTCGTGGGGCTGTACGCGCTGCCCAACCGCCACGGCATGACGGCGGGGGAGCTGGCCCGGCTGTTCAACGCGCAGGAGGGCTTCGGCTGTGAGCTCACGGTGGTGCCGTGCGAGGGCTGGACGCGCGACATGCACTGGAGCGACACGGGTCTGCCGTTCCTGCCGCCGTCGCCCAACATGCCCACCGCGGACACAGCGCTGGTGTACCCGGGCATGTGCCAGCTGGAGGGCACCAACGTGTCCGAAGGCCGCGGCACCTGCCGGCCCTTCGAGCAGTTCGGCGCGCCGTGGGTGGACACGGATCAGCTGATGGCCCGGCTGGACAAGGAGCGGCTGCCGGGCGTGACCTTCCGTCCGGTGGGCTTCACCCCCACGTTCGACAAGTACACGGGCCAGTCGTGCAGCGGGGCCTTCATCCACGTCACGGACCGCAAGTCGTTCCAGCCGCTGCGCACGGGCATCGCCATCACCCAGGCGCTGCACGACATCGGGCCGGGGCAGTTCGCCTGGCGGGCGGACGCGTACGAGTTCGTGGAGGACGTGCCCGCGTTCGACCTGCTGTGCGGCACCGACCAGGTGCGTCGCGGCATCGAGGAGGGGTGGTCCCTGGACCGGATGCTCGAAGGCTTCGAGGCGCAGACGGAGGCCTTCCGCAAGCGCCGCGAGCCCGCCCTGCTGTACGCTTCCTCGCGGTGA
- the nadD gene encoding nicotinate (nicotinamide) nucleotide adenylyltransferase — MKVALLGGSFNPPHVGHLMAASYVHATQGVDAVWLMPTFHHPFGKQLEPFEARVRMCEALCRETSGWLQTSLVERELGGGGRTVDTLAYLVERHPDTRFSLIIGSDILRDLPQWKDFDRIQRMAHVTVLYRAGYPAPDTVGPPLAEVSSTQVRDQLARGLEPSELVPSAVLQVARDEGLYGLRGPR; from the coding sequence GTGAAGGTCGCGCTGCTCGGAGGCTCGTTCAACCCGCCGCACGTGGGCCACTTGATGGCGGCCTCCTACGTCCACGCGACGCAGGGCGTGGATGCCGTCTGGCTGATGCCCACGTTCCACCATCCGTTCGGCAAGCAGTTGGAGCCCTTCGAGGCTCGCGTGCGCATGTGCGAGGCGCTCTGCCGTGAGACGTCCGGCTGGCTCCAGACGAGCCTGGTGGAGCGCGAGCTGGGCGGCGGCGGGCGCACGGTGGACACGCTGGCGTACCTGGTGGAGCGCCACCCGGACACGCGGTTTTCGTTGATCATCGGCAGCGACATCTTGAGGGACCTGCCGCAGTGGAAGGACTTCGACCGCATCCAGCGCATGGCGCACGTGACGGTGCTCTACCGGGCGGGCTACCCGGCGCCGGACACGGTGGGGCCGCCGCTGGCGGAGGTGTCCTCCACGCAGGTGCGCGACCAGCTGGCGCGCGGCCTGGAGCCGTCGGAGCTGGTGCCCTCCGCGGTGCTCCAGGTGGCGCGCGATGAAGGCCTCTATGGCCTGCGCGGGCCTCGCTAG
- a CDS encoding Rossmann-like and DUF2520 domain-containing protein translates to MARRGRSTRSSAAKAKRVPVVIVGAGRLGGALALALQAKRWPVRVYSRDDAGHERTRALGLKPATPADLKKARVCVLCVPDAAVPSVSEALSRELPRTVALVHTAGALPLSALGTQRGRAVGSFHPLCAVSSARDSLAGHTAAISTRSPSLRAVLQRMAEDVGFAMFDVPEAHRAAYHAGAVLSAGGLVALADAAVGALGAAGIEPEAALKALLPLMRSALRGIEARGLSGGLTGPIVRGDAGVVAAHLAALPSDIAPLYAQLSRRALRLASERLRPEPRAALEALLAKK, encoded by the coding sequence GTGGCGCGGCGAGGCCGGAGCACGCGGAGCAGCGCGGCGAAGGCGAAGCGCGTCCCCGTGGTCATCGTCGGCGCGGGGCGGCTCGGTGGTGCACTCGCGCTGGCACTGCAAGCGAAGCGTTGGCCCGTGCGCGTGTACTCGCGTGACGACGCAGGCCATGAGCGCACGCGGGCCCTGGGACTGAAGCCCGCGACCCCAGCGGACCTGAAGAAGGCGCGCGTCTGCGTGCTGTGCGTTCCGGACGCGGCGGTGCCGTCTGTGTCCGAAGCCCTGTCACGCGAACTGCCGCGCACGGTGGCGCTGGTGCACACCGCGGGCGCCCTGCCCCTCTCCGCGCTGGGCACGCAGCGGGGCCGCGCGGTGGGTTCGTTCCATCCACTCTGCGCCGTGTCCTCCGCGAGGGACTCGCTCGCGGGCCACACCGCCGCCATCAGCACACGGTCCCCTTCCCTGCGCGCCGTGCTCCAGCGCATGGCGGAGGACGTGGGCTTCGCGATGTTCGACGTGCCGGAGGCACACCGGGCCGCCTACCACGCGGGCGCGGTGCTGAGCGCCGGTGGACTGGTGGCCCTGGCGGACGCGGCCGTGGGCGCGCTGGGCGCTGCGGGCATCGAACCCGAGGCGGCCTTGAAGGCCCTGCTGCCGCTGATGCGCTCGGCGCTGCGAGGCATCGAAGCGCGCGGCCTCTCGGGTGGACTCACCGGCCCCATTGTCCGAGGAGACGCGGGCGTCGTCGCGGCGCACCTCGCGGCGCTGCCCTCGGACATCGCTCCGCTCTACGCACAGCTCTCGCGGCGGGCCCTGCGGCTGGCCTCGGAGCGGCTCCGTCCGGAGCCCCGTGCCGCGCTGGAAGCCCTGCTCGCGAAGAAGTGA
- a CDS encoding AAA family ATPase has protein sequence MVDSTDLAQVLHEAHDIARSVAQKPTSAHVLLALFTVENRAQLLLKEKGVDEDALLQLITEAPAETGNVVQELTARARELASTFRAGEADCLHLLIAIIRKRCAASDLLGRTGLDLISLSNTALAYSTSGGLPRRLQPGYGQAVATRAPVSRPVGAPPSPLPSSTFALSVPRPVPAPAPVMTPPVTTPPPAARSTPALSPRDLIDVDEDDVTQDAVSEAPPPPMPRMAPPAPPAPVARATPPAPLPPAPVVKPSSPPPSQAKGQPLTLDAKAFPMLTSMGRNLSQAAREGKLDPVVGRAREVEEVIDILGKRRTNNPCLLGEPGVGKTAVVEGVAQRLMGLRGTLAEKILVELDMATLVAGTQLRGSFSEKLNALKEEVRRAEGRVVVFIDEIHTLVGAGSTGEGPQDAANELKTAMARGEFPCIGATTHDEYRKFIAADPALERRFTPVVVNEPSVPETLQILQGIIGRYEEHHALRYLPEALEAAASLASRYVTDRFMPDKAISVVDLAGSRCHREGKHRVDAADVARVVAKLAGVPEERLLMNDSARLLRLENDLAERVIGHGDAVVRISRVIRRNYAGFASRRPMGSFLFLGPTGVGKTEMARALAEVLFGNRDALVRLDMSEMSESHGVSRLIGSPAGYVGFGEGGQLTEPVRRRPSSVVVLDEIEKAHREVQMLLLQVLEEGRLTDGKGRHIDFSNTVIVMTTNLGAEAFSRTGRAVGFGAADAAEGKALDMASDTARKALPPELWNRIDERLPFRPLAEQEVAKIATLILAESSKRLATERGIVYTAGTDVVGHLLKSGGFDPMLGARPMRQVVQRLVEGPLAERILSGEFGAGDRVRVAVQAGQLQFARDAA, from the coding sequence ATGGTCGACAGCACGGATCTCGCCCAGGTTCTCCATGAGGCGCATGACATCGCCCGCAGCGTCGCCCAGAAGCCCACGTCGGCCCACGTGTTGCTGGCGCTCTTCACGGTGGAGAACCGTGCCCAGCTCCTCCTGAAGGAGAAGGGCGTGGACGAGGACGCGCTCCTCCAACTCATCACGGAGGCCCCGGCGGAGACGGGCAACGTGGTGCAGGAGTTGACCGCGCGCGCCCGCGAGCTGGCCAGCACCTTCCGTGCGGGCGAGGCGGACTGCCTGCACCTGCTCATCGCCATCATCCGCAAGCGCTGCGCCGCGAGCGACCTGCTGGGGCGGACGGGGTTGGACCTCATCTCCCTGTCCAACACGGCGCTCGCCTATTCCACCAGTGGCGGCCTGCCGCGCCGGCTCCAGCCGGGCTATGGCCAGGCGGTGGCCACGCGCGCGCCGGTGAGCCGTCCGGTGGGCGCGCCGCCGTCTCCCCTTCCCTCCTCCACGTTCGCGCTGAGCGTGCCGCGTCCGGTCCCCGCGCCGGCTCCGGTGATGACGCCCCCGGTGACGACTCCGCCGCCAGCCGCGCGCTCGACGCCCGCGCTGTCTCCGCGAGACCTCATCGACGTGGACGAGGACGATGTGACGCAGGACGCCGTCTCGGAAGCCCCGCCTCCGCCGATGCCGCGCATGGCGCCTCCCGCGCCGCCGGCCCCGGTCGCCCGTGCGACGCCGCCCGCCCCGCTGCCTCCCGCGCCCGTGGTCAAGCCGTCCTCGCCTCCGCCGTCCCAGGCCAAGGGTCAGCCGCTGACGCTGGACGCCAAGGCGTTCCCGATGCTCACGTCCATGGGCCGCAACCTGAGCCAGGCCGCGCGCGAGGGGAAGCTGGACCCGGTGGTGGGCCGCGCGAGGGAGGTCGAGGAGGTCATCGACATCCTGGGCAAGCGCCGCACCAACAACCCGTGCCTGCTGGGCGAGCCCGGCGTGGGCAAGACGGCGGTGGTGGAGGGCGTGGCGCAGCGCCTGATGGGCCTGCGCGGCACGCTGGCGGAGAAGATCCTCGTCGAGTTGGACATGGCCACGCTGGTGGCGGGCACGCAGCTGCGCGGCTCGTTCTCCGAGAAGCTCAACGCACTGAAGGAAGAAGTGCGGCGGGCCGAGGGGCGCGTGGTGGTGTTCATCGACGAAATCCACACGCTGGTGGGCGCGGGCTCCACGGGCGAGGGCCCGCAGGACGCGGCCAACGAGCTGAAGACGGCGATGGCTCGCGGTGAGTTCCCCTGCATCGGGGCGACGACGCACGACGAGTACCGCAAGTTCATCGCGGCGGACCCGGCGCTGGAGCGGCGCTTCACGCCGGTGGTGGTGAACGAGCCGTCAGTGCCGGAGACGTTGCAGATCCTCCAGGGAATCATCGGGCGCTACGAGGAGCACCACGCGCTGCGATACCTGCCGGAGGCGCTGGAGGCAGCCGCGTCGCTGGCGAGCCGCTACGTGACGGACCGGTTCATGCCGGACAAGGCCATCAGCGTGGTGGACCTGGCGGGCAGCCGCTGCCACCGCGAGGGCAAGCACCGGGTGGACGCGGCGGACGTGGCGCGCGTGGTGGCGAAGCTGGCGGGCGTGCCGGAAGAGCGGCTGCTGATGAACGACTCCGCGCGGCTGCTCCGGTTGGAGAACGACCTGGCGGAGCGCGTGATTGGCCACGGCGACGCGGTGGTGCGCATCTCGCGGGTCATCCGCCGTAACTACGCGGGCTTCGCGTCGCGCCGTCCCATGGGCAGCTTCCTCTTCCTGGGCCCCACGGGCGTGGGCAAGACGGAGATGGCGCGGGCGCTGGCGGAGGTGCTGTTCGGCAACCGGGACGCGCTGGTGCGCCTGGACATGAGCGAGATGTCCGAGTCTCACGGAGTGTCGCGCCTCATCGGTTCGCCCGCGGGCTACGTGGGCTTCGGTGAAGGCGGACAGCTCACGGAGCCGGTGCGCCGTCGGCCGTCGTCGGTGGTGGTGCTGGACGAGATCGAGAAGGCGCACCGCGAGGTGCAGATGCTGCTGCTCCAGGTGTTGGAGGAGGGGCGGCTGACGGACGGCAAGGGCCGGCACATCGACTTCTCGAACACGGTCATCGTGATGACCACGAACCTGGGCGCGGAGGCGTTCAGCCGCACGGGCCGCGCGGTGGGCTTCGGCGCGGCGGACGCGGCCGAGGGCAAGGCGCTGGACATGGCGTCGGACACGGCGCGCAAGGCGCTGCCGCCGGAGCTGTGGAACCGCATCGACGAGCGGCTGCCGTTCCGTCCGCTGGCGGAGCAGGAGGTGGCGAAGATCGCCACGCTCATCCTGGCGGAGAGCAGCAAGCGGCTCGCGACGGAGCGCGGCATCGTCTACACGGCGGGCACGGACGTGGTGGGGCACCTGCTCAAGTCCGGCGGCTTCGACCCGATGCTGGGTGCGCGGCCCATGCGCCAGGTGGTGCAGCGGCTGGTGGAAGGCCCCCTGGCGGAGCGCATCCTCTCCGGCGAGTTCGGCGCGGGCGACCGCGTGCGCGTGGCCGTGCAGGCCGGTCAGCTCCAGTTCGCCCGGGACGCCGCCTGA
- a CDS encoding YIP1 family protein: MTSLAQPARVFVDPLGGMRAAVEARRWLWPLLILAFCVAISGTVYALRWDATASIVSALPTDSTASSVSESDIAEQIQTASRKALVGGIAKGLIVMPLMVLALACILWVAAWLFNKPAAFGQLMTAAAVALLPIALYHLIYALCAGYQHSLTDLRAERLVPSSLALLDGLTPKMQRVLKGVDFFNLWSVGLLGVGFSTATGMRLGRALVLIGVMYLMYVGVFFIGLPAGGAQ; encoded by the coding sequence ATGACCTCCCTTGCTCAACCGGCGCGCGTCTTCGTGGACCCTCTTGGGGGGATGCGCGCCGCCGTCGAGGCCCGGCGTTGGCTGTGGCCCCTCCTCATCCTCGCCTTCTGCGTCGCCATCTCCGGCACCGTCTACGCGCTGCGCTGGGACGCCACCGCCTCCATCGTGAGCGCCCTGCCCACGGACTCGACAGCGTCCAGCGTGTCCGAGTCCGACATCGCCGAGCAGATTCAGACCGCGTCGCGCAAGGCGCTGGTGGGAGGCATCGCCAAGGGGCTCATCGTGATGCCCCTGATGGTGCTGGCGCTCGCGTGCATCCTCTGGGTCGCGGCCTGGCTCTTCAACAAGCCCGCGGCCTTCGGGCAGCTGATGACGGCCGCCGCGGTGGCGCTGCTGCCCATCGCGCTGTACCACCTCATCTACGCGCTGTGCGCGGGCTACCAGCACTCGCTCACCGACCTGCGCGCGGAGCGGCTCGTGCCCTCCAGCCTGGCCCTGCTGGATGGCCTGACGCCGAAGATGCAGCGCGTGCTCAAGGGCGTGGACTTCTTCAACCTGTGGAGCGTGGGCCTGCTGGGAGTGGGCTTCTCCACCGCCACCGGCATGCGCCTCGGGCGCGCGCTGGTGCTCATCGGGGTGATGTACCTCATGTACGTGGGTGTCTTCTTCATCGGCCTGCCGGCGGGAGGTGCGCAGTGA